The Nerophis lumbriciformis linkage group LG34, RoL_Nlum_v2.1, whole genome shotgun sequence genome includes a window with the following:
- the arv1 gene encoding protein ARV1 isoform X2, which produces MGQADFRCIECNEKATELHRDYSNGILKITLCIHWKLCMFCVLCEAYLRWSLLHSSEPSGDPADIIRYTKEWEFYGMVALAALELSAFCGGVLCFLWAVPGCLKGPDVELGVLLRALLLSCYGKVLLVPVVIWEHDFSPLCLGFIKLFVLTSNSQAVRVILNCRRRLALSAIGVGLLLETSVIQGCKWLAWRIQDTAMFD; this is translated from the exons ATGGGGCAGGCTGACTTCAGGTGCATAGAATGCAACGAAAAGGCGACTGAGCTGCACAGAGATTACAGTAACGGCATACTGAAGATAACGTTATGT ATCCACTGGAAGCTGTGCATGTTCTGCGTGCTGTGCGAGGCCTACCTCAGGTGGTCCTTGCTGCACAGTTCGGAGCCAAGCGGCGACCCCGCTGACATTATCAGGTACACTAAGGAATGGGAATTCTACGGCATGGTTGCCTTAGCAGCACTGG AGCTGTCAGCGTTCTGCGGCGGCGTGTTGTGTTTCCTCTGGGCGGTGCCAGGTTGCCTTAAGGGTCCCGACGTGGAGCTTGGCGTACTCCTGCGAGCGCTTCTCCTGTCCTGCTACGGCAAGGTCCTCCTCGTCCCTGTCGTCATTTGGGAGCATGACTTCTCGCCGCTCTGCCTAGGATTCATCAAGCTCTTTGTGCTCACCTCCAACAGTCAAGCTGTCAGAG TGATTCTCAACTGCAGAAGGCGTCTGGCGTTGTCAGCCATCGGCGTGGGCCTGCTGTTAGAGACGTCCGTCATTCAGGGCTGTAAGTGGCTCGCGTGGAGAATCCAGGACACGGCCATGTTCGATTGA
- the arv1 gene encoding protein ARV1 isoform X1, which translates to MGQADFRCIECNEKATELHRDYSNGILKITLCASCQKPVDKYIEYDPVIILIDAILCKTQAFRHILFNTSMDIHWKLCMFCVLCEAYLRWSLLHSSEPSGDPADIIRYTKEWEFYGMVALAALELSAFCGGVLCFLWAVPGCLKGPDVELGVLLRALLLSCYGKVLLVPVVIWEHDFSPLCLGFIKLFVLTSNSQAVRVILNCRRRLALSAIGVGLLLETSVIQGCKWLAWRIQDTAMFD; encoded by the exons ATGGGGCAGGCTGACTTCAGGTGCATAGAATGCAACGAAAAGGCGACTGAGCTGCACAGAGATTACAGTAACGGCATACTGAAGATAACGTTATGT GCGTCATGTCAGAAGCCAGTGGACAAATATATAGAATATGATCCAGTTATCATATTGATTGATGCCATCTTGTGCAAGACGCAGGCGTTCAGACACATTCTGTTTAACACAAGCATGGAT ATCCACTGGAAGCTGTGCATGTTCTGCGTGCTGTGCGAGGCCTACCTCAGGTGGTCCTTGCTGCACAGTTCGGAGCCAAGCGGCGACCCCGCTGACATTATCAGGTACACTAAGGAATGGGAATTCTACGGCATGGTTGCCTTAGCAGCACTGG AGCTGTCAGCGTTCTGCGGCGGCGTGTTGTGTTTCCTCTGGGCGGTGCCAGGTTGCCTTAAGGGTCCCGACGTGGAGCTTGGCGTACTCCTGCGAGCGCTTCTCCTGTCCTGCTACGGCAAGGTCCTCCTCGTCCCTGTCGTCATTTGGGAGCATGACTTCTCGCCGCTCTGCCTAGGATTCATCAAGCTCTTTGTGCTCACCTCCAACAGTCAAGCTGTCAGAG TGATTCTCAACTGCAGAAGGCGTCTGGCGTTGTCAGCCATCGGCGTGGGCCTGCTGTTAGAGACGTCCGTCATTCAGGGCTGTAAGTGGCTCGCGTGGAGAATCCAGGACACGGCCATGTTCGATTGA